Proteins found in one Acidobacteriota bacterium genomic segment:
- a CDS encoding DEAD/DEAH box helicase produces MHHLPPPTLNTGDLVQLRGALWRIRRLTPGDDCHAVEVQGAGRRNRIDTRTVLTPFDRPVVVDRPNRLEVVGRRAWMRRLTTLGASAASWDEPLGLASLRADILAWQLEPALALLRGVALRVLVADEVGMGKTVQAAFAVSALHDAGLADRVLVVCPAGLRDQWRDELSSRAGLSPTVVEVHDFAARTRLLPDGVTPWSSPGLFIVSSDLVKRAEHLNALDGLAWDVLVVDEAHGMTAGSDRGRAAAALAERSARVLLLTAAPHDGDEARFRALCGLGADGAGGPLAIFRRSREDVGLCRDRVQRTLRVTPSPAERRLHQALERYVTSVMGAGGGAPLARLAMSVLLKRSYSCPTAVGLTLGRRLALLSQVPSQTVRQASLPFDDDTASDEVDDAVLGAPGLADARHERAWLGRLVELSRQAARDERKLAALARFLRRVHEPAIVFTEYRDTLAHLQRRMPTGVPIAIVHGGLSPDERRRAIDEFVHGHAMVLLSTDAAAEGLNLHRRCRLVVHLELPWSPRRLEQRVGRVDRLGQPRRVHALGLLGKGTGEEALLARLHQKQTHADASLAQLMADAASAAAETTTTSPVSVERLLEAANRTRRPEMWRPRLHTAAEHLAARLAAIRALVSTHGERGPERSSIVVARAGGRRWPLGPKGWLAITVADVETESGTSVRRIVPIWIALSVDAGRSARDLQAAARACLDSYGPALVAMAVRDADIWVSLELARLEALEAGERDRREHVSRRLGQHVVREAQPGLFDRRPAGTDASPLRPHPLAERPASSERWLTRRSSPRIVLMLAVTRGTR; encoded by the coding sequence ATGCACCATCTGCCACCTCCCACGCTGAACACCGGAGATCTCGTCCAGCTTCGCGGCGCGTTGTGGCGCATCCGGCGCCTGACGCCCGGCGACGATTGCCACGCCGTGGAGGTCCAGGGCGCCGGGCGCCGCAACCGCATCGACACGCGCACGGTCCTCACGCCCTTCGATCGTCCCGTCGTCGTCGACCGGCCGAACCGACTCGAGGTCGTCGGGCGGCGCGCGTGGATGCGGCGCCTCACCACGCTCGGTGCCTCGGCCGCAAGCTGGGACGAGCCGCTCGGCCTCGCCTCGCTGCGGGCTGACATCCTGGCGTGGCAGCTCGAGCCGGCGCTCGCGCTCCTGCGGGGCGTGGCCCTGCGCGTGCTCGTCGCCGACGAGGTCGGCATGGGCAAGACCGTGCAGGCCGCGTTCGCCGTGTCGGCCCTCCACGACGCGGGCCTCGCCGACCGCGTGCTCGTTGTCTGCCCCGCGGGCTTGCGCGATCAGTGGCGCGACGAGCTGTCGTCGCGTGCCGGCCTCTCGCCGACGGTCGTCGAGGTGCACGACTTCGCCGCCCGAACACGGCTGCTGCCGGATGGCGTCACCCCCTGGTCCTCACCGGGGCTCTTCATCGTCTCGTCCGATCTCGTGAAGCGCGCCGAACACCTCAACGCGCTCGATGGGCTCGCCTGGGACGTGCTCGTCGTCGACGAGGCGCACGGCATGACGGCGGGGTCGGACCGCGGCCGGGCGGCGGCGGCGCTCGCGGAGCGGTCGGCGCGCGTGCTGCTGCTCACCGCGGCGCCGCATGACGGCGACGAAGCGAGGTTCCGTGCGCTGTGCGGGCTCGGTGCCGACGGCGCGGGCGGTCCGCTGGCGATCTTCAGGCGCTCGCGCGAGGACGTGGGACTCTGCCGCGATCGCGTGCAGCGGACGCTTCGCGTCACGCCATCGCCGGCCGAACGCCGGCTGCACCAAGCGCTCGAACGTTACGTGACCTCGGTGATGGGCGCAGGGGGCGGTGCGCCGCTCGCCCGGCTTGCGATGTCGGTCCTCCTGAAGCGCTCATACTCCTGCCCGACGGCCGTTGGCCTCACGCTCGGCAGGCGTCTGGCGCTGCTGTCGCAGGTGCCCTCCCAAACCGTGCGGCAGGCATCGCTTCCGTTCGACGACGACACGGCCAGCGACGAGGTCGACGATGCGGTGCTCGGGGCCCCGGGTCTCGCCGACGCGCGCCACGAACGCGCATGGCTCGGCCGCCTCGTCGAGCTCTCGCGACAGGCGGCTCGCGACGAGCGCAAGCTCGCCGCGCTGGCCAGGTTCCTTCGCCGCGTCCACGAGCCGGCGATCGTCTTCACGGAGTACCGCGACACCCTGGCGCATCTCCAGCGGCGGATGCCGACGGGCGTGCCGATCGCCATCGTGCACGGCGGCCTGTCGCCAGACGAGCGGCGGCGGGCGATCGACGAGTTCGTCCACGGTCACGCGATGGTGCTGCTGTCGACCGACGCGGCGGCCGAGGGACTCAACCTGCACCGGCGCTGTCGTCTGGTGGTGCACCTCGAGCTGCCCTGGTCGCCCCGCCGTCTCGAACAGCGCGTCGGACGCGTCGACCGTCTCGGCCAACCGCGTCGCGTGCACGCGCTCGGGCTCCTGGGCAAGGGCACGGGAGAAGAAGCCCTTCTCGCTCGGCTCCACCAGAAGCAAACGCACGCCGATGCGTCGCTCGCCCAACTGATGGCGGACGCCGCCAGCGCTGCAGCCGAGACCACGACCACATCGCCCGTCTCGGTGGAGCGCCTCCTGGAGGCGGCAAACCGTACCAGGCGGCCCGAAATGTGGCGGCCGCGGTTGCACACCGCCGCCGAGCACCTCGCCGCGCGCCTGGCGGCCATACGAGCCCTCGTATCGACGCATGGGGAGCGTGGGCCCGAGCGCTCCAGCATCGTCGTGGCGCGTGCCGGCGGCCGTCGATGGCCCCTCGGGCCGAAGGGGTGGCTCGCCATCACGGTAGCCGACGTGGAGACGGAGAGCGGGACGTCGGTCCGCCGGATCGTTCCGATCTGGATCGCCCTGTCCGTCGACGCAGGCCGCTCGGCCCGCGACCTGCAGGCTGCGGCGCGGGCGTGCCTCGACTCCTACGGCCCTGCGCTCGTCGCGATGGCGGTTCGCGATGCCGACATCTGGGTGTCGCTGGAGCTCGCCAGGCTCGAGGCCCTCGAGGCAGGCGAGCGCGACCGGCGCGAGCACGTCTCGAGGCGACTCGGCCAGCACGTCGTTCGTGAGGCCCAGCCTGGGCTCTTCGACAGACGGCCGGCAGGAACCGACGCCTCGCCTCTGCGGCCGCACCCGCTCGCCGAGCGACCGGCGAGCTCGGAGCGGTGGCTGACTCGCAGGTCGTCGCCACGCATCGTGCTGATGCTGGCCGTCACTCGAGGAACGCGCTGA
- a CDS encoding PQQ-binding-like beta-propeller repeat protein, whose amino-acid sequence MRHILVVTSLMAVLAGTTVLAGNWPQWRGPSENGVSAETGLPTSWSATCADPQPTREEQAPAPRPSGGGAGAREGRPLTPVTCSSIETKNVSWKIPLPAYSGSTPIVWGDTIFLNVATGANTGALELWAVNRTSRSVAWTRRLVDANHMERKQNMSSPSPVTDGRHVWVMTGLGILKAFDFSGKEVWSRDLQADYGKFGLNWGYASSPLLRDALYVQVLHGMKTDDPPYVLKIDKLTGKTIWRVERPTDAVHESPDSYTTPAWVEANGRTELVITGGDVVSGHDPQTGREYWRADVLNPQRNRNYRIVASPTIVAGLIIAPTRNNPLVAIRPGGSGDVASTHVAWTFAQGPDVPTPVSDGELLYIVRDNGVVFALDVKTGSTVYGPERLPSGTYSASPVLADGRIYVTTEEEGLTTVFKAGRTFEILSSNSLLGDCSPYCLSTVAVSDGQIFMRTSSYLWAIGERRAGGRAAP is encoded by the coding sequence ATGCGACACATCCTCGTCGTGACGAGCCTCATGGCCGTGCTGGCGGGCACGACCGTTCTCGCAGGCAACTGGCCCCAGTGGCGCGGCCCGTCGGAGAACGGCGTCAGCGCCGAGACGGGCCTGCCGACCTCGTGGTCGGCGACGTGCGCCGACCCGCAGCCCACGCGCGAGGAACAGGCGCCCGCCCCACGCCCGAGCGGCGGCGGGGCCGGCGCGCGTGAAGGGCGCCCCCTCACGCCGGTCACGTGTTCGAGCATCGAGACGAAGAACGTGTCGTGGAAGATCCCGCTGCCTGCCTACAGTGGATCGACACCCATTGTGTGGGGCGACACGATCTTTCTCAACGTCGCCACCGGAGCCAACACCGGCGCGCTCGAGCTCTGGGCCGTGAACCGGACCTCCCGCTCGGTTGCCTGGACCCGGCGCCTGGTCGATGCGAACCACATGGAGCGCAAGCAGAACATGTCGTCGCCGTCGCCGGTGACCGACGGCCGCCACGTGTGGGTGATGACGGGCCTCGGCATCCTGAAGGCCTTCGATTTCAGCGGCAAGGAGGTCTGGTCGCGCGATCTCCAGGCCGACTACGGGAAGTTCGGTCTCAACTGGGGCTACGCCTCCTCACCCCTGCTGCGCGACGCGCTGTACGTCCAGGTGCTGCACGGCATGAAGACGGACGACCCGCCGTACGTGCTGAAGATCGACAAGTTGACGGGGAAGACGATCTGGCGGGTCGAGCGCCCGACCGATGCCGTCCACGAGTCGCCCGACTCGTACACGACGCCCGCGTGGGTCGAGGCCAACGGGCGGACCGAGCTCGTCATCACCGGCGGCGATGTGGTCTCCGGTCACGATCCGCAGACGGGGCGCGAGTACTGGCGCGCCGACGTCCTCAATCCGCAGCGGAACCGGAACTACCGGATCGTCGCCTCTCCGACGATCGTCGCGGGCCTCATCATCGCGCCGACGCGCAACAACCCCCTCGTCGCCATCAGGCCGGGTGGCAGCGGCGATGTCGCGAGCACCCATGTCGCGTGGACGTTCGCCCAGGGGCCCGACGTTCCGACCCCCGTCAGCGATGGGGAGCTCCTGTACATCGTGCGCGACAACGGGGTCGTCTTCGCGCTCGACGTGAAGACCGGCTCGACCGTCTACGGGCCCGAGCGCCTGCCCTCGGGCACCTACAGCGCTTCGCCCGTCCTCGCCGACGGCAGGATCTACGTCACGACCGAGGAAGAGGGGTTGACCACGGTGTTCAAGGCCGGGCGGACCTTCGAGATCCTCTCCTCGAATTCGCTTCTTGGCGACTGCTCGCCGTACTGCCTCAGCACGGTCGCCGTCTCGGACGGCCAGATCTTCATGCGCACCTCGTCTTACCTGTGGGCCATCGGCGAGCGCAGGGCCGGAGGGCGAGCCGCCCCCTGA
- a CDS encoding permease has translation MSRDETTSAPERPAFLSALRVYAERPALVMIALGFSAGLPYFLIFDTLSAWLRASGLSLEVIGFFSLVTLVSTFKFLWAPLVDRLQVPMLTGWLGHRRSWMIVCQATIVLGLWLVAGGDPTRSLGTIAFFAVLVGFAAATQDIAIDAWRIEAAAMPKQGAMAAAYQWGYRIATIVAGAVPLLLAESYGWNFSYAVMAGLMAGGVLGVLAAPREQRHALRPIHAEHIRPAPARETLEWAARLVVLAAGALLLGSGLAANAAVLARVLDAAGATATRDAVLAAWTSDARVWIHLAAVLAGFGVIGVAALPLPGARTRPGVYLSSALADPLRDFFVRYRSAGGLILALICLYRIPDFVLNIMNPFYLDLGYSLVEIAEVRKIFGVVMTMFGVFVGGVAVARYGVVRALVVGAFAGPLSNLLFVWLALQGHSLWALFVAIGLDNVAGGFAGTCLIAYMSSLTSVGFTATQYALFSSLYAIPGRLIASQSGRIVEAAARWADEGGLLTGLKAVVASEAPANFAAAVERSAVTPAALGAGYITFFLYSTLLGVFAIGLSLAVLRREPRS, from the coding sequence ATGAGTCGCGACGAGACGACGTCCGCACCGGAAAGGCCGGCATTCCTCTCGGCGCTCCGCGTGTACGCCGAGCGTCCTGCCCTGGTGATGATCGCGCTCGGGTTCTCGGCGGGCCTGCCCTATTTCCTGATCTTCGACACGCTGTCGGCCTGGCTGCGCGCGTCGGGCCTCTCGCTCGAGGTCATCGGCTTCTTCAGTCTGGTGACCCTCGTCTCGACCTTCAAGTTCCTGTGGGCGCCGCTCGTCGACCGCCTGCAGGTGCCGATGCTCACGGGCTGGCTCGGGCATCGCCGGTCCTGGATGATCGTGTGCCAGGCGACGATCGTGCTGGGGCTGTGGCTCGTCGCGGGCGGCGATCCCACCCGAAGCCTGGGCACGATCGCGTTTTTCGCGGTCCTCGTCGGCTTTGCGGCGGCGACCCAGGACATCGCGATCGACGCCTGGCGGATCGAGGCCGCGGCCATGCCCAAGCAGGGCGCGATGGCGGCGGCGTATCAGTGGGGGTACCGGATTGCGACCATCGTCGCCGGGGCGGTGCCGCTGCTGCTGGCCGAGTCGTACGGCTGGAACTTCTCGTACGCGGTGATGGCCGGGCTGATGGCGGGTGGTGTTCTGGGCGTGCTGGCGGCGCCCCGCGAACAACGTCATGCGCTTCGTCCGATTCACGCCGAGCACATCCGCCCAGCGCCCGCGCGCGAGACGCTCGAATGGGCTGCCCGCCTTGTGGTGCTGGCGGCCGGCGCGCTCCTGCTGGGCTCCGGGCTTGCGGCCAACGCCGCCGTGCTCGCGCGCGTGCTCGATGCCGCGGGCGCGACGGCAACACGCGACGCCGTCCTGGCCGCGTGGACGTCCGACGCGCGTGTCTGGATTCACCTGGCCGCCGTGCTGGCGGGGTTCGGCGTGATCGGCGTCGCGGCGCTGCCGCTGCCTGGCGCGCGTACGCGGCCCGGCGTCTACCTCTCGTCGGCACTCGCGGACCCGCTGCGCGACTTCTTCGTGCGCTACCGCTCCGCAGGGGGGCTGATTCTCGCGCTCATCTGTCTCTACCGCATCCCCGATTTCGTGCTGAACATCATGAACCCCTTCTACCTCGACCTGGGCTACAGCCTGGTCGAGATTGCCGAGGTCCGGAAGATCTTCGGCGTCGTGATGACGATGTTCGGTGTGTTCGTCGGCGGGGTCGCGGTGGCGCGGTACGGCGTCGTGCGCGCGCTGGTCGTGGGCGCATTCGCCGGGCCGTTGAGCAACCTGTTGTTCGTCTGGCTCGCCCTGCAGGGCCACAGCCTGTGGGCGCTGTTTGTGGCGATCGGGCTCGACAACGTCGCGGGCGGCTTCGCGGGCACGTGCCTGATCGCGTACATGTCCAGCCTAACGTCGGTGGGGTTCACGGCCACTCAGTACGCGCTCTTCTCGTCCCTCTACGCCATCCCCGGGCGGCTCATCGCGTCGCAATCGGGCCGCATTGTCGAAGCCGCCGCGCGATGGGCGGACGAGGGCGGCCTCCTCACGGGGCTGAAGGCGGTCGTCGCGAGCGAGGCGCCGGCGAACTTCGCGGCGGCCGTGGAACGATCGGCCGTCACCCCCGCCGCTCTCGGCGCCGGCTACATCACCTTCTTCCTGTACTCCACGCTGCTCGGCGTGTTCGCCATCGGGCTCTCGCTCGCGGTGCTCCGGCGCGAGCCGCGCTCGTGA
- a CDS encoding type II toxin-antitoxin system Phd/YefM family antitoxin, which yields MKNTLTATELARNVGDILARIRYRHESFIIERNGKAIARIVPIDPDDRGTVREALAAWATGAGTDPSFADDLARVNAADRPAANPWAS from the coding sequence ATGAAAAATACATTGACCGCGACAGAACTCGCGCGGAACGTTGGGGACATCCTGGCCCGCATCCGGTACCGTCACGAGTCGTTCATCATCGAGCGAAACGGCAAGGCCATCGCCCGCATCGTGCCGATCGATCCAGATGACCGGGGGACCGTGCGCGAGGCGCTGGCGGCCTGGGCCACCGGTGCGGGCACCGACCCGTCCTTCGCCGACGATCTGGCGCGCGTCAACGCGGCCGATCGTCCTGCCGCGAACCCATGGGCATCGTGA
- a CDS encoding PIN domain-containing protein — protein sequence MGIVIDTSALVATDRLAARDATTLAAWGPLLEPIGNEPAVLPAIVYAELLVGVDLAGDTRRANARRARIEALVAHAPVVDFDAAIARVWARLFAATHRAGLAIPANDLAVAATALHLECAVLVGPLDEQHFRAIEGLQVRTLDV from the coding sequence ATGGGCATCGTGATCGACACGAGCGCCCTTGTGGCCACGGATCGGCTTGCCGCGCGTGACGCCACGACCCTGGCCGCGTGGGGACCGCTCCTCGAGCCGATCGGCAACGAGCCGGCCGTGCTGCCTGCGATCGTCTACGCCGAACTGCTCGTCGGCGTCGATCTCGCCGGCGACACGCGCCGCGCGAATGCGCGGCGCGCCAGGATTGAGGCCCTGGTCGCGCACGCACCGGTAGTGGATTTCGACGCGGCGATTGCGCGGGTCTGGGCCAGGCTGTTCGCTGCCACGCACCGCGCTGGCCTGGCCATTCCCGCCAACGATCTAGCCGTTGCCGCGACGGCCCTTCATCTCGAGTGCGCGGTGCTCGTCGGCCCGCTCGACGAGCAGCACTTCCGCGCCATCGAGGGCTTGCAGGTCAGAACGCTCGACGTGTAG
- a CDS encoding VWA domain-containing protein: MARRVLPVLAVVWLGARVFAQPLPDRPVFRTGVEIVEVDVVATDADGQPVDDLAPEEFEIFENGKRRELVSFGHVALPLDPPRPSARTDVSTNRFAVDPRVVMLVLDDVNTDRGLTAKVRQAARYLISRLAPHDHVGLLWVSLAKQGAREFTTNHEVVLDAIDAFEGAVRPVERRVGSRTSPLLERPDEAPAVRGATEPLDLKRFFDELRPFKIVADVSRHVASLPQRRKAVVYFGQAAGELGQGPRQANPRDHAHLDLQRAIAAARRANVSVYLLDPRTPLRPGAEGLFEELGVADVRHLAGAGLSGLAAMTGGFQAATPRLEAQVDRILTDISSYYLLGYYADAIPKRGLLGRLRRMASPWSEFREIAVRTSRPGVRIRARRGYWPEAHGTAPAAASARAAVTVDEAVGGLLPRSDLALRGFAAPFKGRGGRHPVALVVEVQDPSLAAAASARAVEGVVLTVMAHEPGGGSRWTHRVEATMSLSAERALALAAGRYLLCASVLLPPGAYQLRVGVKSATAGRVGSVYHDLAVPAFDRSPLALSGLVLSGGREGAALPVARRRTILALSPHMPSLSREFSSDDDVSAFARIYRTRSARQSTVTVATTIESLREAAVVWHDARPVSWRRDEAEHLVALPLRELSPGHYRLTIGVTDGEGRFSAERQVDFRIR, encoded by the coding sequence ATGGCTCGGCGAGTTCTTCCGGTGCTGGCCGTCGTCTGGCTTGGCGCGCGAGTCTTCGCTCAGCCCCTGCCAGACCGCCCCGTGTTCCGCACAGGCGTGGAGATCGTCGAGGTCGACGTCGTTGCCACCGACGCCGACGGGCAGCCCGTCGACGATCTCGCACCCGAGGAGTTCGAGATCTTCGAGAACGGCAAACGACGGGAGTTGGTGTCGTTCGGCCATGTCGCGCTGCCGCTCGATCCCCCTCGGCCATCGGCGCGCACCGACGTGAGCACGAACAGGTTCGCCGTCGACCCCCGGGTCGTCATGCTCGTGCTCGACGACGTGAACACGGATCGGGGCCTGACGGCGAAGGTTCGGCAGGCGGCCCGCTACCTGATCTCGCGTCTGGCGCCGCACGACCATGTGGGCCTGCTCTGGGTCAGCCTCGCGAAGCAGGGAGCACGCGAGTTCACGACCAATCACGAGGTCGTCCTCGACGCAATCGATGCGTTCGAGGGCGCCGTCCGCCCCGTCGAGCGGCGCGTCGGATCTCGCACCTCGCCCCTCCTCGAGCGGCCCGACGAGGCACCCGCGGTCCGGGGAGCCACGGAGCCGCTCGACCTGAAGCGCTTCTTCGACGAGCTTCGCCCGTTCAAGATCGTCGCCGACGTCAGCCGGCACGTGGCGAGCCTCCCGCAGCGCCGCAAGGCGGTCGTCTACTTCGGCCAAGCTGCCGGCGAACTGGGACAGGGGCCGCGCCAGGCGAACCCTCGCGACCATGCACACCTCGACCTGCAGCGGGCCATCGCCGCTGCTCGGCGCGCCAACGTATCGGTGTATCTGCTCGATCCCCGCACACCGTTGCGCCCCGGTGCCGAGGGGTTGTTCGAGGAGCTGGGCGTTGCCGACGTCAGGCATCTGGCAGGGGCGGGGCTGTCCGGCCTCGCCGCGATGACGGGCGGCTTCCAGGCGGCGACGCCGCGCCTCGAGGCGCAAGTCGACCGGATCCTGACAGACATCAGCTCGTATTACCTGCTCGGCTACTACGCCGACGCGATACCGAAGCGCGGCCTGCTTGGCCGGCTTCGGCGCATGGCGAGTCCCTGGAGCGAGTTTCGCGAGATCGCCGTCCGGACCTCTCGGCCCGGCGTCCGCATACGGGCACGCCGCGGGTACTGGCCGGAAGCACACGGAACCGCCCCTGCCGCCGCGTCCGCGCGCGCGGCGGTCACGGTCGACGAGGCTGTCGGCGGGTTGCTGCCCCGGTCGGACCTCGCTCTACGGGGGTTCGCCGCACCGTTCAAGGGCCGCGGCGGCCGGCACCCGGTCGCGCTGGTGGTTGAAGTGCAGGACCCCAGCCTCGCCGCGGCCGCGAGCGCGCGCGCCGTTGAAGGCGTGGTACTGACTGTCATGGCCCACGAGCCGGGCGGAGGGTCGCGCTGGACGCATCGGGTGGAGGCCACCATGTCGCTGTCTGCTGAGCGCGCACTGGCGCTCGCCGCTGGGCGGTACCTGCTCTGCGCGAGCGTGCTGCTGCCACCGGGCGCGTATCAGCTGCGGGTTGGCGTGAAGAGCGCGACCGCCGGCCGGGTCGGCAGCGTCTACCACGATCTGGCCGTGCCGGCGTTCGACCGCAGCCCGCTCGCGCTGAGCGGCCTCGTCCTGAGCGGCGGTAGGGAGGGAGCGGCACTACCGGTGGCCCGCCGCCGGACGATCCTGGCGCTGTCACCGCACATGCCTTCACTCTCGCGCGAGTTCTCGTCCGACGACGACGTGTCTGCGTTCGCGCGTATCTACCGCACGCGATCCGCCCGCCAGAGCACGGTCACTGTCGCGACCACGATCGAGTCGCTACGCGAGGCCGCTGTCGTGTGGCACGATGCCAGGCCCGTGTCGTGGCGTCGTGACGAGGCCGAGCATCTCGTCGCCCTGCCGCTACGCGAGCTGTCTCCGGGCCACTACCGGCTCACGATCGGCGTAACCGACGGTGAGGGCCGGTTCTCGGCTGAGCGTCAGGTGGACTTCCGCATCCGGTAG
- a CDS encoding response regulator, whose translation MRQALQALAIEVLVAATGRQALALARSRCCDGLILDVRLPDVDGLDLVQALHDDGCRLPWFAYAAAWSPDAARRAHHLGARHLLHSLQADQMVDWVRSALARPTPIAHGPDAHERAAASAADAWARLVVAGAAAPHDLRTLRMWAHVAGVSRTVLRARCRLAGVAAKPASDLARVVRARLQTLPGEAPALWLDCGDERTRGRLLRGAGVDESQTWPSVGELLERQTFVPPAHEAVRALKRHLVSGAD comes from the coding sequence GTGCGGCAGGCGCTCCAAGCGCTCGCCATCGAGGTCCTCGTGGCGGCGACGGGGCGACAGGCCTTGGCGCTGGCGCGGTCACGGTGCTGCGACGGCCTCATCCTCGACGTGCGACTGCCCGACGTCGACGGGCTCGACCTTGTGCAGGCGCTGCACGACGATGGGTGCCGCCTCCCGTGGTTCGCCTACGCGGCGGCGTGGTCGCCCGATGCGGCGCGGCGCGCACACCACCTTGGAGCGCGGCACCTCCTCCACTCGCTCCAGGCGGACCAGATGGTCGACTGGGTGCGCTCTGCGCTCGCGCGTCCGACGCCGATCGCGCACGGGCCAGACGCGCACGAGCGTGCGGCCGCGTCGGCGGCGGACGCGTGGGCGCGCCTCGTCGTCGCCGGCGCCGCCGCGCCGCACGACCTGCGGACGCTCAGGATGTGGGCGCACGTCGCCGGCGTCAGCCGCACGGTGCTGCGTGCCCGCTGTCGGCTTGCGGGCGTCGCGGCGAAACCCGCCAGCGACCTGGCCCGCGTGGTGCGTGCGAGGCTGCAGACGTTGCCCGGCGAGGCCCCGGCCCTGTGGCTCGACTGCGGCGACGAGCGCACACGCGGCCGGCTGCTCCGTGGCGCAGGCGTCGACGAGTCACAGACGTGGCCGTCGGTGGGCGAGCTGCTCGAGCGACAGACCTTCGTTCCTCCGGCGCACGAGGCCGTGCGCGCGCTGAAGCGACACCTGGTGTCCGGGGCTGACTGA